tttatgtgacatgttatatgctgatgccatgtgtatgtttactgcaattagggtacctgttagcttgatttctgttagagtcgtacctgcatgggtgtccttcgggatcaccacctattgaggactgtgtggtccgacgggacgccagtctagcatgatatagacatgactcgagtgactcgacggggtcctcgcatcccgactgtcctaggtgtccccgggcaccgaagaccagagttacgttcctacgggagcgcatgattgcacgtgttcgggaacgtgccagagattgggtaccagttatcaggactctaacaggaagttaacaggcacctagtgggactagtagtgggtcccttactgagtatttttatactcattctctccattttatgttttcaggtagaggacggggcaagggcaagggcaagctggcgagcgacccgaagtgagaccgaggagggccatagggactaccgcttccgcttatttcttatttcagattttagcatttgagtttgagtacttttcatttttcactatcttttatgtagatagggcccgagtaggatttcagaacgtttttacatttttgcatgactaccttgtttatgtttttataaatgaatttcttgaaccgtatgcttttaataaaatttttagacttaaaccacttgttctatatttagtaatgacttcgattcagcataaggagttgggtcgttacagttggtatcagagcacagtgttttaggttctgtagactgacctacgatgtaagtcatttttgtttggttttacttcaccctatggctatacggtccttcggcactcgccaggtatgtctaaagccttgctaatgttaagattacaattttgcctgaatagtctaagacctagatatagggtgttaagttcttgtggtgagaagtttgttggtgaattttagggagaatgccgccacgtagaggtacacgccgaggaggtggtaggggaggcagaggagccggtcgtggccagccggaggcaccacctgttgcaccggcagtcgacccaaacgcaccggtcacccaggcggatctcgccgcaatggagcagcgttatcaggacatgctgcaagctgctttggcgcctttccttgccgcccagcagaaccaggccgcccctgttcaggccgaggccgcccctgctcaggcccaggccgcccctgttcaggctcaggccgtcgctcctccagcccctgaggaagctcaaccagtaccagttcaactgtcggccgaggcgaaacacttacgggatttcaggaagtataatcccaagacctttgacggatccatggacaaccccacaaaggcccaaatgtggttgacgtccatagagactattttccggtacatgaagtgcccagaagaccagaaggtgcagtgtgcagtcttcttcttggaggacaggggcaccgcctggtgggagaccgcggagagaatgctagggggcgatgtaagcaaaataacatgggagcagttcaaggagaacttctatgctaagtttttctccgccaatgtgaagcacgccaagctgcaagagttcctaaacttggagcaaggcgacatgacggtggagcagtacgacgccgagttcgatatgctgtcccgctttgctcccgatatggtaagagatgaggctgccaggacggagaaatttgttagaggactcaggctagaccttcagggcattgtcagagccctccgcccagccacgcatgctgatgcactacgtatagcactggatttgagcctgcctgagagagccgatgcgtctaaggctgccggcagagggtcagccttgggacagaagagaaaggttgagacgcagcctgacgtagcaccgcagcgaacactgaggtcaggaggtgtcttccagagacaccgacgggagcttgcagcagccgggaggactctgagagagctacccgcttgtactacctgcgggagagtccacggaggtcgttgcttggctggaagtggagtctgctttaggtgcagacagccggggcacactgctgatatgtgtcctcggaaaccctttgagacgacaccgccccagccttctgcggcccagcaggggagagttttcgccactacccggcaggaggccgagcgagctggcactatggtgacaggtacgctcccaattttggggcactatgcttttgtgctatttgactctgggtcatcccactcgtttatatcctccgttttcgttcagcatgtgggtttagaggtagagcctttgggtagtgttttgtcggtttctactccatctggggaggtcctgttatccaaagaacaaataaaggcatgtcgggtagagatagcgaatcgtatgttagacgtgaccttgctagtgttagacatgcaggattttgatgtgatactaggcatggattggctatcagccaaccatgcaaatatagactgttatggcaaggaagttgtcttcaaccctccctccgaggctagtttcaaattcaggggggcaggcatggtatgtatacccaaggtcatctcagccatgaaggctagtaaactactcagccagggtacttggggtattttggcaagcgtagtggatgtgagagagccggaagtttccctatcttccgaaccagtggtaagagagtaccccgacgtttttccagacgaacttccaggacttccgcctcccagagaagtagacttcgctatcgagttagagccgggcactgccccaatctcgagggccccttacagaatggctccagccgaactaaaggagttgaaggtccagttacaggagttgctggacaaaggcttcatccggcccagtgtgtcgccttggggagccccagtattgttcgtgaagaagaaggatgggtcaatgcgcctttgtattgactaccgagagctgaacaaggtgacagtcaaaaaccgctaccccttgcccaggattgatgacctgttcgatcagttgcagggagccaccgtcttctccaagatcgacctgcgatcaggctatcaccagttgaggattagggacggtgacatccccaagacggcctttcgatcgaggtacggacattacgaattcgttgtgatgtctttcggcttgactaacgctcctgcagtattcatggacctgatgaacagggtgtttaaggagtttctagactcgttcgtcatagtcttcattgacgacatcctcatttactcaaaaactgaggctgagcacgaggagcacttacaccaagttttggagacccttcgagccaacaagttgtatgccaagttctccaagtgtgaattctggttaaggaaggtgacgtttcttggccacgtggtttccagtgagggagtttcagtagatcccgcaaagattgaagcggtgaccaactggacccgaccgtccacggttagtgaaattcgaagttttctgggcttggcaggttactacaggaggttcgtggaaaacttctcacgtatagccagcccgttgacccagttgaccaagaagggaaccccttttgtctggagcccagcttgcgagaggagctttcaggagctcaaacagaagctagtgactgcaccggtcctgacagtgcccgatggttcgggaaactttgtaatctatagtgacgcctccaagaagggactaggttgtgtcctgatgcagcagggtaaggtagttgcttatgcctcccgccagttgaagatccatgagcagaactaccctacccatgacttggagttggcagctgtagtctttgcactgaagatatggaggcactatctgtacggtgagaagattcagatttacaccgatcataagagcctgaagtacttcttcacccagaaggagttgaacatgaggcagaggaggtggcttgagttggtgaaagactacgactgcgagatcctataccacccaggtaaagcgaatgtagtggctgatgcgctaagtaggaaagttgcacattcagcagcgctaatcaccaagcagacccccttactcagggactttgagagggcagagattgcagtctcagtaggtgaggttaccgcacagttggctcagttgacagttcagccaaccttgaggcaaaagatcattgctgctcagctgaatgatccttatttggcagagaagcgtcgcgtggtagagacagagcaaggtgaaggcttctccatatcctctgacgatggccttatgtttgaaggacgcctgtgtgtgccggaagacagcgcagttaagacggagcttttgactgaggctcacagttccccgttcaccatgcaccctgggagtacgaagatgtaccaggacttaagg
The sequence above is drawn from the Cucumis melo cultivar AY chromosome 2, USDA_Cmelo_AY_1.0, whole genome shotgun sequence genome and encodes:
- the LOC127148170 gene encoding uncharacterized protein LOC127148170; amino-acid sequence: MPPRRGTRRGGGRGGRGAGRGQPEAPPVAPAVDPNAPVTQADLAAMEQRYQDMLQAALAPFLAAQQNQAAPVQAEAAPAQAQAAPVQAQAVAPPAPEEAQPVPVQLSAEAKHLRDFRKYNPKTFDGSMDNPTKAQMWLTSIETIFRYMKCPEDQKVQCAVFFLEDRGTAWWETAERMLGGDVSKITWEQFKENFYAKFFSANVKHAKLQEFLNLEQGDMTVEQYDAEFDMLSRFAPDMVRDEAARTEKFVRGLRLDLQGIVRALRPATHADALRIALDLSLPERADASKAAGRGSALGQKRKVETQPDVAPQRTLRSGGVFQRHRRELAAAGRTLRELPACTTCGRVHGGRCLAGSGVCFRCRQPGHTADMCPRKPFETTPPQPSAAQQGRVFATTRQEAERAGTMVTGTLPILGHYAFVLFDSGSSHSFISSVFVQHVGLEVEPLGSVLSVSTPSGEVLLSKEQIKACRVEIANRMLDVTLLVLDMQDFDVILGMDWLSANHANIDCYGKEVVFNPPSEASFKFRGAGMVCIPKVISAMKASKLLSQGTWGILASVVDVREPEVSLSSEPVVREYPDVFPDELPGLPPPREVDFAIELEPGTAPISRAPYRMAPAELKELKVQLQELLDKGFIRPSVSPWGAPVLFVKKKDGSMRLCIDYRELNKVTVKNRYPLPRIDDLFDQLQGATVFSKIDLRSGYHQLRIRDGDIPKTAFRSRYGHYEFVVMSFGLTNAPAVFMDLMNRVFKEFLDSFVIVFIDDILIYSKTEAEHEEHLHQVLETLRANKLYAKFSKCEFWLRKVTFLGHVVSM